A single Tuberibacillus sp. Marseille-P3662 DNA region contains:
- a CDS encoding stage V sporulation protein AA, with amino-acid sequence MSEVSIYVRMRQKIMVNVNEVVTIGTLANIVAPEHIKKRLVSMNIYHITPADNKFTVVDVMDIITNIYKQFPEADIQTVGPTQTILEVKPKKRKSRPLLFLLIWLILFIGSGLTIMNFHEDVAMGEVHQKLYSLITGEHKGKPLILQIPYSLGLGIGMILFFNHIFKKKFNEEPSPLEVEMFNYQQDLDQYVIVHEYQKRQTGQSND; translated from the coding sequence ATGTCAGAGGTATCCATTTACGTTCGTATGCGGCAAAAAATAATGGTGAACGTCAACGAAGTGGTAACCATTGGTACATTGGCAAACATTGTTGCCCCTGAGCATATCAAAAAGCGGTTGGTTAGTATGAATATTTATCACATCACGCCAGCCGATAATAAGTTTACGGTTGTTGACGTTATGGATATTATCACAAATATTTATAAACAGTTTCCAGAGGCCGACATTCAAACCGTTGGTCCCACACAGACCATTCTAGAAGTTAAACCAAAAAAGCGAAAAAGTCGACCGCTTCTCTTTTTACTCATTTGGTTAATCTTGTTCATTGGTTCAGGTCTTACGATTATGAACTTCCATGAGGATGTGGCTATGGGAGAGGTTCATCAAAAATTATATTCACTTATTACAGGGGAGCATAAGGGTAAACCACTGATATTGCAAATCCCATATTCATTGGGATTAGGTATCGGGATGATCCTTTTTTTTAACCACATTTTCAAAAAGAAATTTAACGAAGAACCCAGTCCGCTAGAAGTTGAGATGTTTAATTATCAGCAAGATCTTGATCAGTATGTGATTGTTCACGAGTATCAGAAACGGCAAACAGGACAATCAAATGATTGA
- the spoIIAB gene encoding anti-sigma F factor, translating into MNKNEMTLEFSALSENESFARVTVASFVAQLDPTMDELTEIKTVVSEAVTNAIIHGYQNNGKDKVYIKAVLVDGTVNIMIRDEGIGIENIDEARQPLFTTKPELERSGMGFTIMENFMDHVDIMTNENQGTTVHLTKHLSKNKALCN; encoded by the coding sequence ATGAATAAGAATGAAATGACGCTGGAATTTTCCGCACTTAGTGAAAATGAATCATTTGCTCGTGTGACAGTGGCTTCGTTTGTCGCTCAGTTGGATCCAACAATGGATGAATTAACAGAGATCAAAACGGTTGTCTCCGAAGCGGTTACGAATGCGATTATTCACGGTTATCAAAACAACGGTAAAGATAAGGTTTATATTAAAGCAGTATTGGTTGACGGAACGGTTAATATTATGATTCGTGACGAAGGCATTGGAATTGAGAATATTGATGAGGCAAGACAGCCGCTATTTACAACGAAACCAGAACTCGAACGATCGGGAATGGGTTTTACCATCATGGAAAATTTCATGGATCACGTCGACATCATGACAAACGAAAATCAAGGCACAACCGTTCATTTAACGAAACATTTGTCAAAGAATAAAGCGTTGTGCAATTAG
- the spoIIAA gene encoding anti-sigma F factor antagonist, producing the protein MSLQINLETKNQVLCIRLSGELDHHTAEQLRNQVNLALQNQNIKHMLLNLGELRFMDSSGLGVILGRYKQIAAGGGEMVVCSISPDVRRLFEMSGLFKIVRLEEDESFALQTLGVA; encoded by the coding sequence GTGAGTCTACAGATCAATCTGGAAACAAAAAATCAAGTGTTGTGTATCAGACTTTCAGGTGAATTGGATCATCATACGGCTGAACAACTACGTAATCAAGTGAATTTGGCTTTACAAAACCAAAATATAAAACATATGCTTTTGAACTTAGGTGAACTCAGATTTATGGATAGTTCGGGTTTAGGTGTGATTTTAGGTCGATATAAGCAAATTGCCGCGGGTGGCGGTGAAATGGTTGTCTGTTCGATTTCACCTGATGTTCGCCGTTTATTTGAAATGTCAGGGTTGTTTAAGATTGTTAGGTTAGAAGAAGATGAGTCCTTTGCTCTTCAAACTTTGGGGGTGGCTTAG
- a CDS encoding D-alanyl-D-alanine carboxypeptidase family protein, protein MKKIKQLTTAGLATLMIFILTIPASFVQAKEKSTSEPIVENVKSAILLEQDTGEVLYQSNAQKELPPASMTKVMTMLLIFQALDRGDLSLKDKIKVSEHAASMGGSQVYLETGEVMTAKDMIKAIAIGSANDASVAMAEHIAGSEKMFVKQMNQKAKKMGLKHTHFENPTGLPEENHYSTAKDMATMAKALLHYKDVLEYTSTYEDYLREDTDDKFWLVNTNKLVKTEDTVDGLKTGFTNEAKYCLTATAKKNDMRVISVVMGAPSTKERNKQVMNMVNYAFANYKTKQLVKAGKHVKQVPVNKSARGNVSVVTKDRVVLLTKKGDKLNQIKKDIKMNQNLQAPIDKGTVVGRYVVKRDGKTVSETPLIVNEKVEEASWWQLFKRMVGKATNGSW, encoded by the coding sequence ATGAAAAAAATAAAACAACTGACGACAGCTGGATTAGCAACATTAATGATTTTTATTCTAACAATACCTGCATCTTTTGTTCAGGCAAAAGAGAAATCAACGTCTGAGCCTATCGTCGAGAATGTGAAGTCAGCGATTTTATTGGAGCAAGATACTGGTGAAGTTCTGTATCAATCCAATGCACAAAAAGAATTACCGCCGGCCAGTATGACGAAAGTTATGACAATGTTACTGATTTTCCAAGCGCTTGATCGCGGTGATTTATCATTAAAGGATAAAATTAAGGTGAGTGAACACGCAGCATCGATGGGTGGGTCACAAGTCTATCTTGAAACCGGCGAGGTCATGACGGCTAAAGACATGATCAAAGCGATTGCCATTGGATCAGCAAACGATGCTTCGGTGGCGATGGCTGAACACATCGCGGGTTCCGAGAAAATGTTTGTGAAACAGATGAATCAAAAAGCTAAGAAAATGGGGCTAAAGCACACGCATTTTGAAAATCCGACGGGACTTCCTGAAGAAAACCATTACTCAACTGCTAAGGACATGGCCACTATGGCTAAGGCATTATTGCATTATAAAGATGTTTTAGAATATACATCGACATATGAAGATTACCTGCGTGAAGATACGGATGATAAATTTTGGCTAGTTAATACAAATAAGCTTGTGAAAACCGAAGACACGGTAGATGGCTTGAAAACAGGTTTTACGAATGAAGCTAAGTATTGTCTGACCGCGACCGCCAAGAAAAATGATATGCGCGTGATTTCGGTTGTTATGGGGGCGCCGTCGACAAAAGAGCGCAATAAACAAGTTATGAATATGGTGAATTATGCATTCGCGAATTATAAAACGAAACAACTTGTGAAAGCGGGTAAGCATGTCAAGCAAGTGCCAGTGAATAAGAGTGCGCGCGGAAATGTTTCTGTTGTTACCAAGGATCGTGTTGTCTTATTAACGAAAAAAGGGGACAAATTAAACCAAATCAAAAAAGACATTAAAATGAATCAAAATTTGCAAGCACCTATTGATAAAGGCACGGTTGTCGGTCGCTATGTAGTCAAGAGGGATGGAAAGACTGTGTCGGAAACGCCTTTAATTGTTAATGAAAAGGTCGAGGAAGCTTCATGGTGGCAATTATTTAAACGTATGGTCGGAAAAGCAACGAATGGGTCGTGGTAA
- a CDS encoding purine-nucleoside phosphorylase, which yields MSLQDKVSEAIKIVQEHAHVEPQVGLILGSGLGDLAEDIKDALVIPYKDIPYFPESTVAGHKGQLVIGELNGKQVVAMQGRFHFYEGYNIQDVTFPVRVMQGLGIHRLIVTNACGGMNQSFEPGDLMIINDHLNMTGENPLIGKNDDTFGPRFPDMSEAYSKDLRKLAKSIATKEDIKVQEGVYAGITGPSFNTPAELIMLRHLGADAVGMSTVPEVIVANHMGMEVLGISCVTDMAIGEALEPLTHDQVVAVADQTKPTFIRLVRSTLEAM from the coding sequence ATGTCATTACAGGATAAAGTTAGTGAAGCCATTAAAATCGTTCAAGAGCATGCTCATGTCGAACCTCAAGTAGGTCTGATTCTTGGCTCCGGTCTAGGCGATTTAGCTGAAGACATTAAGGATGCCTTGGTCATTCCATATAAAGATATACCGTATTTTCCAGAGTCGACAGTTGCCGGGCATAAAGGCCAACTCGTCATCGGTGAATTAAATGGCAAACAAGTGGTGGCTATGCAAGGCCGGTTTCACTTCTATGAAGGTTACAACATTCAAGACGTGACGTTCCCGGTCCGGGTTATGCAGGGGCTTGGTATTCACCGTTTAATTGTGACGAATGCCTGTGGAGGCATGAATCAATCATTCGAACCAGGTGACTTGATGATTATTAATGACCATCTTAATATGACCGGTGAAAATCCACTCATTGGTAAGAATGATGATACTTTTGGTCCGAGGTTCCCTGATATGAGCGAAGCCTACAGTAAAGATCTTAGAAAGCTTGCGAAATCAATAGCTACTAAAGAAGATATTAAAGTACAAGAGGGTGTTTACGCTGGGATTACTGGACCTTCATTTAATACACCAGCTGAACTGATTATGCTACGTCATCTCGGAGCAGATGCTGTTGGTATGTCAACGGTGCCTGAGGTGATTGTCGCGAATCATATGGGCATGGAGGTCCTTGGTATTTCTTGTGTCACGGATATGGCGATTGGAGAAGCATTGGAACCATTGACGCATGATCAAGTCGTTGCGGTTGCTGATCAGACAAAGCCGACATTCATCCGCTTGGTTCGTTCGACATTAGAAGCAATGTAA
- a CDS encoding pyrimidine-nucleoside phosphorylase, translated as MRMVDLIQKKRDGNALSAEDIQFIVHNYTNGNIPDYQMSAFAMAVYFQGMEDDEIADLTLAMAGSGDSIDLTPIEGIKVDKHSTGGVGDKTSFIVTPLVAAAGVPVAKMSGRGLGHTGGTIDKLEAIEGFQTELTRDQFIDNVNKHKLSLVGQSGNLAPADKKLYALRDVTATVDSIPLIASSIMSKKIASGADAIVLDVKTGSGAFMKTLEASKALANEMVSIGNNVGRNTIAVVSDMNQPLGYEIGNANEIKEAVEVLNGRNIEDLRKLSLELAAHMTVLAEAYPDYKTAYQTLQKKLDNGEAYEAFKTFIASQGGDVASIDDLDQLPQTEYHVEVKAEQSGYVTGIDAESVGVAAMHLGAGRATKDDVIDHAVGITLKHKIGDYINNGDVIAVLHSNSNNPTSVIEQLKHAIAISKEEQQKPVLLYKVID; from the coding sequence ATGCGAATGGTTGACTTAATTCAAAAGAAGCGCGATGGTAACGCGTTATCTGCAGAAGACATTCAATTTATCGTTCATAATTATACAAACGGGAATATTCCTGATTATCAGATGTCCGCTTTCGCAATGGCCGTTTACTTTCAAGGAATGGAAGACGACGAAATTGCTGATTTAACCTTGGCGATGGCAGGATCCGGTGATTCTATTGACTTGACACCGATTGAAGGGATTAAAGTTGATAAACATTCAACCGGGGGTGTAGGTGATAAAACCAGTTTTATTGTAACACCGCTTGTTGCCGCGGCTGGTGTTCCCGTTGCCAAAATGTCAGGAAGAGGGTTAGGTCATACAGGTGGCACGATTGACAAATTGGAAGCGATTGAAGGTTTTCAAACAGAGCTAACAAGGGATCAATTTATTGACAATGTCAATAAGCATAAACTATCCCTTGTCGGTCAAAGTGGTAACTTAGCTCCAGCTGATAAAAAATTATATGCACTTAGAGATGTCACGGCGACAGTGGATTCGATCCCGCTCATTGCTAGTTCAATTATGAGTAAAAAAATTGCCTCAGGTGCTGATGCGATTGTTCTTGACGTAAAAACAGGTTCTGGCGCTTTTATGAAAACGCTTGAGGCATCCAAAGCGCTTGCAAACGAAATGGTGTCTATTGGCAACAATGTTGGTAGAAACACCATTGCTGTCGTCAGTGACATGAACCAGCCGCTCGGTTATGAAATCGGCAATGCCAACGAGATTAAGGAGGCTGTAGAAGTCTTAAACGGGAGAAATATTGAAGACTTACGCAAACTATCATTGGAATTAGCGGCTCACATGACCGTTTTAGCCGAGGCTTATCCTGATTATAAGACGGCTTATCAGACGCTTCAGAAAAAACTTGATAACGGTGAAGCGTACGAAGCATTTAAAACATTTATAGCCAGTCAAGGCGGCGATGTAGCATCCATTGATGATTTAGATCAGTTGCCACAAACGGAGTATCATGTTGAAGTAAAGGCGGAGCAAAGTGGCTATGTTACCGGAATTGATGCTGAGTCTGTAGGTGTTGCTGCGATGCACCTTGGAGCAGGCCGAGCAACCAAAGATGATGTCATCGATCATGCCGTTGGGATTACGTTGAAACATAAAATCGGTGATTATATCAATAATGGCGATGTTATAGCGGTATTACATAGCAACAGCAACAATCCGACATCTGTCATCGAACAACTGAAACATGCGATTGCTATTTCTAAAGAAGAACAACAGAAACCAGTACTGCTTTATAAAGTCATCGACTAA
- a CDS encoding purine-nucleoside phosphorylase — MAIKTYVQEALEVLQEKVTITPDIGLILGSGLGVMAEQLEDAETIPYTELSHFPEPTVAGHAGQFVFGHLNGVPVVAMQGRYHYYEGYTLTQVTFPIRVLHELGINQLVITNAAGGVNTGFDPGDLMLMTDHINWMNDNPLIGPNDEKLGVRFPELAEAYDKDLQQLAKAASASAGIDLREGVYIAVTGPSYETPAEVKMIRKLGGDAVGMSTVPEVIVAKHAGMKVLGLSCISNMAAGILDQPLSHSEVIETTERVKTDFQALIKAIVQRMGDK, encoded by the coding sequence ATGGCAATCAAAACATACGTACAAGAAGCACTTGAAGTTTTACAGGAAAAAGTAACGATAACCCCAGACATCGGTTTGATTCTTGGGTCAGGTCTAGGTGTGATGGCCGAACAGTTGGAAGATGCGGAAACAATTCCTTATACTGAATTGTCGCATTTTCCGGAGCCAACGGTTGCTGGACATGCTGGTCAGTTTGTGTTCGGTCATTTGAATGGGGTCCCTGTGGTTGCGATGCAGGGTAGGTACCATTACTACGAAGGGTATACTTTAACACAAGTAACCTTTCCTATTAGAGTGCTGCATGAATTGGGGATCAATCAATTAGTGATTACCAATGCGGCTGGAGGCGTTAATACGGGTTTTGATCCCGGAGACCTGATGTTGATGACCGATCACATTAACTGGATGAATGACAATCCATTGATTGGACCTAATGATGAAAAATTAGGAGTGCGATTTCCAGAGTTGGCAGAGGCCTATGATAAAGATTTGCAGCAGCTAGCAAAAGCGGCTTCGGCGTCAGCTGGCATTGATTTACGTGAAGGCGTTTACATTGCCGTCACGGGTCCGAGTTATGAAACACCCGCAGAAGTCAAGATGATACGCAAGCTTGGGGGCGATGCTGTCGGCATGTCAACCGTTCCAGAAGTCATTGTCGCTAAACATGCCGGTATGAAAGTTCTCGGCTTGTCTTGCATATCAAATATGGCCGCCGGTATTCTTGACCAACCGCTCAGCCATTCAGAGGTGATTGAAACAACGGAACGAGTCAAGACCGATTTTCAAGCACTAATCAAAGCCATTGTTCAACGGATGGGGGACAAATAA
- the deoB gene encoding phosphopentomutase: MTGHTFNRVFLIVLDSVGIGEAPDAPQFDDAGADTFGHIADKMDGLHLPNLSQFGLGNIRASIQGVEPVDRPEADYGLMQEASNGKDTMTGHWEIMGLYIDKPFVTFPNGFPDELIQQLEAKSGRNVIGNKAASGTEIIKELGEQHMATGDLIVYTSADSVLQIAAHEDVIPVAELYRICEMARELTIDEPYMLGRVIARPFIGEPGQFERTANRHDYALKPFGHTVMNELEEQNFDVIALGKINDIYDGEGVTRAIKTKDNMDGVNKLIETQNETFNGLAFLNLVDFDSKYGHRRDPEGYGEALQAFDRRLPEIVKQLKDDDVLIITADHGNDPTYKGTDHTRELVPLFVYHNQLNGGHQLSKRETFADIGATVSDNFSIPMPKHGTSFLRDI; the protein is encoded by the coding sequence GTGACTGGACACACATTTAATCGGGTCTTTTTAATTGTATTGGATTCTGTAGGTATTGGTGAAGCCCCTGATGCACCACAATTCGATGATGCGGGGGCCGATACATTTGGCCATATTGCGGACAAGATGGATGGCTTGCATTTGCCGAATTTAAGTCAATTTGGGCTTGGTAATATTCGTGCATCTATTCAAGGTGTTGAACCTGTCGATCGCCCCGAGGCGGATTATGGACTGATGCAAGAAGCATCTAATGGAAAAGACACGATGACGGGTCACTGGGAGATTATGGGTCTCTATATTGATAAACCGTTCGTGACCTTTCCAAATGGTTTTCCTGATGAACTCATTCAACAATTAGAGGCTAAGAGCGGGCGAAACGTGATTGGTAACAAGGCTGCCTCTGGAACCGAAATTATTAAAGAATTAGGCGAGCAACATATGGCAACCGGTGACTTGATCGTTTACACTTCTGCTGATTCCGTATTACAAATCGCTGCACACGAAGACGTCATCCCCGTTGCTGAACTTTATAGGATCTGTGAGATGGCCCGTGAATTAACTATCGATGAGCCTTACATGCTCGGACGTGTGATTGCTCGTCCATTCATTGGTGAGCCGGGACAGTTTGAAAGAACAGCTAATAGACATGATTATGCGTTGAAGCCGTTTGGTCATACGGTCATGAATGAATTGGAAGAGCAAAACTTCGATGTTATTGCTCTAGGGAAAATCAATGATATTTATGATGGGGAAGGTGTCACCCGAGCAATTAAAACAAAGGATAATATGGACGGCGTCAATAAACTAATCGAAACGCAAAATGAGACGTTTAATGGCCTGGCGTTTCTTAATCTTGTTGATTTTGATTCTAAGTATGGTCACCGCCGCGACCCTGAAGGCTATGGTGAGGCACTGCAAGCGTTTGACCGCCGTTTACCGGAGATAGTAAAGCAGCTAAAAGATGATGATGTTCTAATCATCACGGCCGATCATGGTAATGACCCAACTTATAAAGGGACTGATCATACGAGAGAACTTGTACCTTTATTCGTTTACCATAATCAATTAAATGGAGGGCATCAGTTGTCAAAGCGGGAGACATTTGCGGATATCGGTGCAACTGTTAGTGATAACTTTAGCATTCCAATGCCCAAACATGGAACAAGCTTTTTAAGAGACATTTAA
- the sigF gene encoding RNA polymerase sporulation sigma factor SigF: MNVNVEKTSKDKLLDNDEIKNLIHRSQQGEQEARDLIVEKNMRLVWSVVQRFLNRGYESDDLFQIGCIGLLKSVDKFDLSYEVKFSTYAVPMIIGEIQRFIRDDGTVKVSRSLKETGNKVRKKKDELSKQLGRNPTVQELAEALDISVEEVVMSQEAIRSPSSIHETVYENDGDPITLMDQISDDDEHKWFDKIALRDAVQHLQERERLIVYLRYFKDQTQSEVAGRLGISQVQVSRLEKKILEDIKGQMVD, from the coding sequence ATGAATGTCAATGTCGAAAAGACGTCCAAAGATAAACTGTTGGATAATGATGAAATCAAAAACCTAATTCATAGAAGTCAACAAGGGGAGCAAGAAGCCAGAGACTTAATTGTTGAAAAAAACATGCGGCTCGTATGGTCTGTCGTCCAAAGGTTTCTTAATCGCGGATATGAATCCGATGATTTATTTCAAATCGGCTGTATTGGTTTGCTAAAATCCGTTGATAAATTTGATTTGAGTTATGAAGTGAAATTTTCGACATATGCTGTTCCGATGATTATTGGTGAGATTCAACGTTTCATAAGGGATGATGGAACGGTAAAGGTCAGCCGTTCTTTAAAAGAAACCGGCAATAAAGTTAGGAAAAAAAAGGACGAGCTATCTAAACAGTTAGGACGGAATCCGACTGTTCAAGAATTGGCGGAGGCCCTTGATATATCGGTCGAAGAAGTCGTGATGTCACAAGAAGCCATCCGCTCACCATCTTCCATTCATGAAACAGTATATGAAAATGATGGCGACCCCATCACTCTAATGGACCAAATTTCTGATGATGATGAACATAAGTGGTTTGATAAAATTGCTTTGCGTGATGCCGTGCAGCATTTACAGGAACGCGAACGACTCATTGTTTATTTACGTTATTTTAAAGATCAAACGCAATCGGAAGTTGCCGGACGTTTAGGCATTTCGCAAGTTCAAGTATCACGATTAGAAAAGAAAATATTAGAGGATATTAAAGGCCAGATGGTTGATTAA